From the genome of Thermoanaerobaculia bacterium:
TAAAGGGATGGGCGAGGGAATCAAGAACTTCCGGGACGCGATCAAGTCCGGCGCGGAAGGCAAGGACGCCAAGGACGCCAAGGAGAAGAAGGAAAGCGACGCGAAATAACCCGTCGCGGGCCCTCCGCTCGGTGGCTCGCGCACCGGCGTGCGCGGCGATCGGCGCGCTCGGCGCTGACGCGCCGGCCGCTCCGCGGCCCCGACCAGCGTCGCGCGCTGG
Proteins encoded in this window:
- a CDS encoding twin-arginine translocase TatA/TatE family subunit, with product MLGSLGLPELLVIFLIVIVIFGAGKIPQLGKGMGEGIKNFRDAIKSGAEGKDAKDAKEKKESDAK